TCAGGCTATTTTTAAAGGTGTTCATTGTGGCTGCAAAGGAAAGATTGCGCTGCCCTCCGTGTACGTTCGTCCTTCCTGCTCGGCGCATACTCGATGCGCGGGCAAGACACCATCGAGCCGCACCATCTCTTTCTTCTTCACCACCCGCCCGCATAACCGGCAGCGTGGTCTTGGTTTTACAACTTCCGGCTTCCAATTGCCGCCAGCCATTTCACCGGCCCAAGGCGTGTAAAGCTGAATCTGCGAGAAAGGCCGACCGACTTTTCCACTTACCCGCCGCCACCTCTTCGTCTATTTTTAAAATAAGCAACTTAGGCAAGGTAACAGTCGCCTTTTCGGTCCCGCCAAGAAAAGCAGAAACGTCAACGTCGACATAGGCCCACGTTGCGCCTGCATAATCAGGGTTTGCATAATGTGTATCAATCTCCGAAGGAGTGGGAGCTATCTCACCACCTTCGGCCAGGATTTCAAGATGACTAAAAATTGCCTCTTCGGTGTTCTTCAGGGCCTCATCGATAGTTTCCCCTGCTGAAAAACAGCCGGGAATATCAGGAACCGTAACACCGAAACATGAGTTGCCGTCTTTATGTATTGCAATAGGATATTTCATTTAATGCCCGCCTGTTTCAGTATGTTTTTAATAGTGCCAGTTGGCAGCGTTCTTTTGGGATGGGGAACAGTGACCAGGCCTGGTTTAGCCGGGTGCTTAAAATGGTGGTGACTCCCCTTGGCCCGGATCAGTTGCCAGCCATCCGCTTCGATCATTTTTATAATTTCTTTGCTATTCAATGTTTCCCCCCTTTGTTTTAAACAAAATAGCACCGCTGGCGGTATGAAGTCAATATTAAAAATAATACCGGCTGTATAAAACTATTGTATTATCGCAAAGTTGATAGGTAAAAATTTGGTATCGGAAGGGACCAGGAAATGGCGGGGGAAGATACGATTTCGTTGACGGAAATCGGCGCTCTTTGGCTGGGGGGGATTGTTTCCCCTTGGAGTCCACAATACCGCACCGCTTGACGGCGCAGATCATAGCCGGAAGGATTTCCGGCTATTCGACGTTGCGTATGGATTTGCTAAAATGAAAACCTTGAACAAATGTTGATGTTAGATAGCTATCTTGAATATTCTTATTATTAAGGCCAACAGTAGTTGTCGTCAGCTTTGTTTGTGGTGAAATTCTTATGATTCATAAATATAATATCAGTGAACTTTATTGACAAAAAAATGCCTTCTAGATACTGTAACGTCAGTTTTATGATAGGATGGACAACCTTGTAATTTAGGCGTACCGATTCCTTCGGGCACCATTTTTGCTAACTCGATAGCACCCAAAAACAGGATGTTTTGGATGAATCCATCCAGATAAAACTCGTTATGATCCAAAAAATAAAATTCAATCTAGATGGCAAAGTTTTCAGGTCACTTTCAAACACCGAAAATGGTGAAGTTGATTCCGGAACACTATTCTACTATCAACAAGATAATGATGTCATATCAGCCAATTATCATGGTGGTTTAATCGTAAAAGGACATTTAGTTGGAAAACAACTCAAAACTGGTCAACTTGAATTTGTTTATCACCATATAAATCTTGAAGGAAAGCTAATGCTTGGAAAGTGCTTTTCAACTCCTGCAATTACAACGGAAGGAAAACTCAAATATATTGAAAAATGGCAGTGGTTGTCGGGAGATAAATCAAATGGTGAATCTGAAATAATTGAAGTGTAAGATACCTAGATGATAAGATTATTCAAAAAACATGATTTGGTTCAACTAAATCAGATGATACATAAAACAATCGATTATTCATACCCAGCCGTATATCCAGATCTTGCAGTTCTCTTTTTCAAAAAATATCATTCTGAAAACAATAT
Above is a genomic segment from Desulfobulbaceae bacterium containing:
- a CDS encoding type II toxin-antitoxin system HicB family antitoxin; its protein translation is MKYPIAIHKDGNSCFGVTVPDIPGCFSAGETIDEALKNTEEAIFSHLEILAEGGEIAPTPSEIDTHYANPDYAGATWAYVDVDVSAFLGGTEKATVTLPKLLILKIDEEVAAGKWKSRSAFLADSALHALGR
- a CDS encoding n-acetylglutamate synthase — protein: MIQKIKFNLDGKVFRSLSNTENGEVDSGTLFYYQQDNDVISANYHGGLIVKGHLVGKQLKTGQLEFVYHHINLEGKLMLGKCFSTPAITTEGKLKYIEKWQWLSGDKSNGESEIIEV
- a CDS encoding type II toxin-antitoxin system HicA family toxin; translated protein: MNSKEIIKMIEADGWQLIRAKGSHHHFKHPAKPGLVTVPHPKRTLPTGTIKNILKQAGIK